In the Candidatus Latescibacter sp. genome, AGGGAGCACTGCCGCGAGTGGTCAAGAAACCCGGGGGTGCGGATCAAAACGATCTGCGATCCCGACGAGAATCTGTTCAAAGCCTGCTCTGACGAATTGGAGAAGCTCCAGGGAAGCCGTCCGAAAACGGAGTTCGACCTGCGCCGGGTGTTTGATGACAAGGACATAGACGCCGTCTCGATTGCGACCCCCGACCACTGGCATGCCCTGGCCGCCATCTGGGCCTGCCAGGCGGGTAAACATGTGTATGCTGAAAAACCGGTCTCCCATAACATCTGGGAAGGCCGGAAAGTCGTGGATGCGGCAAGAAAATACAACCGAATCGTCGCCGCTGGAATGCAGAACCGCAGCATCAACGGGGTCAAAGAGGCAATGAAATTTCTCCATGAGGGCAAGCTCGGCGATATTTACATGGCGCGGGCGCTCTGTTTCAAACCCCGCGATTCCATCGGAAAACAACAGGACGCCCCCGTTCCGAAGGGAGTACATTACGATCTGTGGCTCGGTCCGGCGCCCGCCCGCCCTTTCAATCCCAACCGCTTTCACTACAACTGGCACTGGTTCTGGGATTACGGCTGTTCGGACATGGGAAACCAGGGACCCCACCAGATGGACATCGCCCGCTGGGGATTGAAAAAAGCCGTCCACCCTAAAAAAATCAAATGCGCAGGGGGATATTTCGCTTTCGATTCCGACCAGGAATCCCCTAACACCCAGATCGCCACTTTCGAGTATGATGACGGGAAAATCGTGCAGTTCGAGGTGCGAGGGGTTTACACGAACAGCGAGGAAGGGATTCTCATCGGCAATTTCTTTTACGGCACCCTGGGCTGGATGCAGATAAACGGCAACGAGTGGAAGACTTTTTTCGGCCGTAAGAACCAACCCGGCCCGAGCTATACGAACGCAAACGAAAAATCCGCCGATCCGGCCGTCCTGGCCGGCGCCGGGAGCAGCCCTCACTTCCGTAATTTCATCGACACTCTACGATCGGGGAACTGGATGGAACTTGCCGCAGATATCGAGGAGGGACACATGTCGACCTCGATGTGCCATCTGGGGAATATTTCCAACCGTCTGGGCCGGGAGTTGACTTTCGATTCTCACGCAGAGCGTTTTTCAGGAGACGATATCGCTGACAGCTATCTCACACGGAATTACCGGTATCCGTATGTTGTAAAGGAGCAGGTATGATGAACGAACCTTCCAGAAGAAAATTCCTCCGTCGTGCGGGCGTGGGACTCGCCGCCGTTCCACTCGCCGGAGAGGCCTTGGCGCAAAAAGCGAAATCCCCGAAGTTGACCCTGGGCATGGCTTCGTACACCTTCCGCAAATTCGACCTGGAAAAAACCCTCGCCATGACCAAGCGGCTGGGTCTCAAACAAATCGCATTCAAGGACTTTCACCTTCCCATGGACAGCACCCCGGAGGTAATACGAGCGGCAGCGGTGAAAACGAGGGATGCCGGGCTTGAGCTTTATGGGTGCGGGGTGGTGTACATGAAGACCGAGGCCGAAGTGAATCGGGCGTTCGATTATGCCAAAACTGCAGGCATGGCAATAATCATCGGCGTCCCGGAACACGGCCTCCTGGATCTGGTAAACCGAAAAGCGCAGGAGTATAATATCAAGGTAGCTATTCACAATCACGGGCCCGGCGACAAGGTGTACCCCAGTCCGCAGACCGCCTACGACAAGATAAGGGATCTCGATCCGCGCATGGGGCTTTGCCTGGATATCGGGCACGCCCAGCGTCTCGGGGTTGATCCGTCCGAGGCGGCCAGGAAGTTTTCAAAGCGCCTGCTCGATGTGCATATCAAGGACGTGTCCTCTTCATCGGCGGAGGGAACCACAGTGGAGATCGGGCGCGGGGTCATCGACATACCCCGGTTTCTCCGCACCCTGATCGAACTCCGTTATACCGGCACATTGGCGCTGGAATATGAGAAAGACGAGAACGATCCCCTGCCCGGCGCCGCGGAATCGATCGGGTACCTGAGGGGAGCTTTGGAGTTGATGTAAAAGTAAAAGAAGAATACAGGAGACAGAAGACAGAAGACATATTTTTTTTCTTTTGGAAAGGAGGTTGTGAATGCGGAACATCAATAAAACGTTGGGAATTGGATTGATATCTATCATATGCACAATCGTTTTCACTCAGGCGTCAGTCTCTTCTGCCGAAAATCCTGATGATATCTATTGGGCGAACAGCCTGTCGCCGTCAATTCCGGGAGTCAATTCTTCAGTCAACGCTTTCACGGTGTATAACCAGGAGCTTATTGCAGGGGGA is a window encoding:
- a CDS encoding Gfo/Idh/MocA family oxidoreductase: REHCREWSRNPGVRIKTICDPDENLFKACSDELEKLQGSRPKTEFDLRRVFDDKDIDAVSIATPDHWHALAAIWACQAGKHVYAEKPVSHNIWEGRKVVDAARKYNRIVAAGMQNRSINGVKEAMKFLHEGKLGDIYMARALCFKPRDSIGKQQDAPVPKGVHYDLWLGPAPARPFNPNRFHYNWHWFWDYGCSDMGNQGPHQMDIARWGLKKAVHPKKIKCAGGYFAFDSDQESPNTQIATFEYDDGKIVQFEVRGVYTNSEEGILIGNFFYGTLGWMQINGNEWKTFFGRKNQPGPSYTNANEKSADPAVLAGAGSSPHFRNFIDTLRSGNWMELAADIEEGHMSTSMCHLGNISNRLGRELTFDSHAERFSGDDIADSYLTRNYRYPYVVKEQV
- a CDS encoding sugar phosphate isomerase/epimerase — encoded protein: MMNEPSRRKFLRRAGVGLAAVPLAGEALAQKAKSPKLTLGMASYTFRKFDLEKTLAMTKRLGLKQIAFKDFHLPMDSTPEVIRAAAVKTRDAGLELYGCGVVYMKTEAEVNRAFDYAKTAGMAIIIGVPEHGLLDLVNRKAQEYNIKVAIHNHGPGDKVYPSPQTAYDKIRDLDPRMGLCLDIGHAQRLGVDPSEAARKFSKRLLDVHIKDVSSSSAEGTTVEIGRGVIDIPRFLRTLIELRYTGTLALEYEKDENDPLPGAAESIGYLRGALELM